The Ketobacter alkanivorans genome includes the window TTGAACCGGATGTCCGTGACTGATAGGTTTAAACCCCTCCCTTTAGGTCTTAGATCGCTGGGGCTAAAACGCTATACTTTTGGCAATAAATGACCTGCCGCACATCCAATAGAATAAAGGAAGAAGTCGCGTGATCGCAGAAAATCGAGCAGACCATAAAGCAGATACCCGTGAAAAATTGATTCTGGTGGCCATTAAAATGTTCGCCGAGCAGGGGTTTAGCGGCGTATCCATGCGCAATATCAACAGCGCAGCCGGTACCCGTAATTCGTCTGCCGTGCATTATCATTTTGGCAGCAAAATGGGCATCATCGAAGCGGTCATGGAAAAGCTGAATGAGCAGCTTCGGCCTATCTTTGACCAGGTTTTATCGGGTCTGGATGAGCGTGCCAGTGAGGGTAAGCTTCAGGCCGAGGATATTGCTATGGCCATCATGTTGCCCTTTTGGGTGCTTAATTGCACCCCTGAGTATGGTCGATATGCGGTGAAGTTGAGCGCCCGCTTGATGTTGGAGGCCGATAACGACCTTAAAGCTCTGTATAACCGGTATATGGAAGAGCCCGTTGGTCGAATTATGGATTTGATGGCGAAGTTACAGCCGGAGAAAAACCCCCATCATCTTAAATTCCAGATCCTGCATTTCTTTATGGCCACGATCTCCGGTGTATCGACCATAGATCTGTTGGATAACACTCCGCTTGGGGATATCCGGTTCGAGCACAGCAGTGAGATGATGATGGTTTACGTGTTCCATCTTGCCCGTGGCTTGGGCTGCGAAAAACCGGAGTATGAAAGTTTTGATATGGCGTTCTGGTCACGTTATTCAGGCTATCTTGGTATGGAGCCTGAAGTAGAGCCCGCCGCAGATGATGCAATTACGCCCCTGTCTTAATCAGCAGGCCTTGGGCAGCACTTGATCGGGCACCCTTTATAGGGTGCCTTCTTCCTCTTCGACTTCTTCTGTTTGGCCTTCAGGTACCCAGCCCAGGCTGTTGCCGTGGGTAGCCAGGATAAAACTGCTGAGCTTTTCAATAGTGGGCAGCTCGTAGAGCACCGAAATGGGAATGTCGAGCTTCAACTGTTGTTTTATGCGGAACTTCATTTCAGTGACTTGCAGGCTGTGGCCGCCCAGCTCGAAGAAGCTCTTGCCCGGTGCGATGTCTGGCACCTGCAAAAGATCTTTCCAGATCGCACGCAGCTGGTCTGCCAGGCTAGGCCGGTTGGCGGGATCGTTGTGGGTATCCTGTTTTAGCAATGCCAGCAGATCCCGCACCAGAAACTGAATCTGATCACTGCCCATCCGATCTGAATCAAAGTGTATGCTGAGATTGATGTTGTCGACTTGCTCGATAATATGCACTTCAAAGGGTGCCAGCATCAATCCGCTGCTGATATGTTCTGCTGAGATCAGTTCAAATTCGTTTGCATCGGCGTTGTCCACATCGAACCAATGGTAGTGAACCAAAGGTACCGGTGAGCCTTTCTGGCAAAGGCTTTGTGCCAGCTGTTCTGAAACCGGAGAAAAGCGGGTGTGTAAATTGGCGAAATGACTGGCGGCGTTAAAGCGCTGGCCTTCGACTTTTTGCGATTGCACCGGGACATAGTATGGGAAGTAGCCCAGCAAGTTCTCGAACTCGCTGTCCTTCAGGCTAGGGTCCGAGAACCAGTAGGTAATATCCTGGTGGGAGAGCCATGAATACAGGCACTGGTTAATGGCTTCGCATAGCCACTGCTTGGCACTGATGCCGGCAGGCAGGTGCGCCAGAAGAAACTCGCTGTTCAGCTGCTCCGTGTGGGTAGCGCTGGTGGAGCTGGTTGCTATCTCGGGCTGTTCCAACATCGACTTTGGTGCCAGGCGAGACCATTCGTTAGCGAGGAACTTTTTGTCCAGCACCTGTTGTGACCAATTGGCAAAACTGGCTTGGCTGCATTGATCTGGCAGTTCAATGTTGGCAACCGGCGTAAACAGCATGGCCAGCAGCTGGTTGCCCAGACGCAGCAGGGAATAGCTATCGAGTAGCAGCGGATGAGCAGCCAGTAAAAGCCGTGAGGGCTGATTGTCTTGCTGCACCAAGGTCAGGTGCAGTGCGTTGTGCCCGTGCTGACGATGCTGAAGTTCGCTGCGAACCCCTGACAATGGGCTGTCGCTGTCTGGTGCGTCCAATGATAGTTGTATCAGTTCGGCCGACGGACATTCGCCCACCTGGAATTGTTGACGGGTGGAATCCAGTTTGGCTCCGAGTGTCGGATAAATGGCGTGCAGTTGTTGTAGCTTCTGCTGCAGCCGTTCCAGTTGCAAGACACCCTTAAATGACAGCTCTACCAGTCGGTTGCTGACGGTGTCTGCGGTTCGTGGGAACAGTGTAGCCTGATGCGGCGACAGGTGAACCGGGTTGCCCTCGGCAGATAATGGCTCTTGGTTGACGGGGCGGCGCGCACTGTTTAATTTTTTCTGTCGAATTTTCTCAAACAGCAGCTGCCGTTTTTCCGGGCTGAGATCAGCGAATTGAGACAGTGCACTGTTGGACGTCATGGTCTTACCTTTATCGTCGTCGATTTATAATTTTTTTAGTTAACGATCAAACTGGTTTGGTCTGGTTAGAAAGACCGTCACCGACTTTTAGAACCCGATTGGTCTATACCCGTATTATACGCCTATCTAGTTTGGACCATGATTGTATTATCTGGCCCATCGTGAGCAGAATTCTGCGTATTTTTTTGTAACGGTACGCAGTTAACAGTGCAACTATGACTTTTATACGGATTGAGTGATTACTACAAACCAAAGGCGGTGGAAATAGTAGGGTATTAGTGCAAAAGTTTGTTGATGTCAGTAACAAAAGGTTACAGAGTTTGGGATAAAAAAAGGCCCTCCTGAAGGAGGGCCATAGGTAACCCAGTGCGAGGTGGGTTGGAAAGCGTCGGAACGATCCTCAGATCAATCCAGGAATGAGAAATTATCTTCCTTCATTTTCATCAGTGACTTGGGTGAGGCCATCATGCATTCAGCGTGAGCTTTTGCTCTGGGCAGCAAACGATCAAAGTAAAATTCAGCGGTTTGAATTTTAGCTTTATAAAACTCGGGGTTGTCTGTGCCTTCTGCCAGCTTTTCGTAAGCGGCTTGCGCCATCATTGCCCACATATAGGCCATGCTGACGTAACCGGAATACATTAAATAATCCACTGATGCGGCACCCACTACATCGAAATTCTTCCGAGCGCGCATAGCCAGGCGCACGCTGTACTGCTGCCAGTTAGTGGTGTACTTGAACAGTGGCCAGATGAACCGATTCATTTCTTTCTTGTGTGGGTTGCCCGAGATCAGGCCGTTATCTTTACAGAATTTCAGCACATCCAGGCTGAAGGTTTTCAGGGTTTTCATTTTACCCAGCAGCACTTTACGGCCGAGTAAATCAAGTGCTTGAATTCCGGTGGTGCCTTCGTAAAGGGTGGCAATGCGAGTATCTCGCACAATTTGTTCCATGCCCCATTCTTTGATGTAGCCGTGACCACCGTAAACCTGCATGCCAAGGTTGGCTGCTTCACAGCCGGTTTCGGTCAGGAAGGCTTTCAGGATCGGGGTCAGGAAGCCTAGCTGATCGTCGGCTTCGTTGCGCACGGCTTCGGTCTCTCCGAACAGCATAAAGTCGGCGTATTTTGCCGCGTAATACACCATGGCGCGACCGCCTTCAGCGAACGCTTTTTGGGTCAGCAGCATGCGACGTACGTCGGCATGACAGATGATTGGATCGGCAATTTTGTCGGGGTATTTCTTGCCGCTTAGAGCGCGCATGGAGAGGCGATCCTTAGCGTAAGGCAGTGCGCCCTGGTAGGACAGCTCAGCTGCGCCCAGGCCTTGTAAGGATGTTCCTACACGGGCAGAGTTCATGAAGGTAAACATGCACTCCAGGCCCTTGTTTGGTGGGCCGATCAGGTAGCCTTCCGAGGCTTCAAAGTTCAGTACGCAGGTTGCAGAGGCCCGGATACCCATTTTGTGTTCAATAGAGCCGCACACTACGTTGTTGAAGTCACCCAGGTTGCCAGCAGGATCGCATTTGAACTTGGGCACGATGAACAGCGAGATACCTTTGGTTCCGGCGGGTGCATCGGGCAGGCGTGCCAGCACGATGTGAACAATGTTGTCGGCCAGGTCGTGATCACCGGAAGAAATGAAGATCTTGGTGCCGGTAATGGCATAGGAGCCATCGGCATTGGCCGCCGCTTTGGTTTTCAGCTGGCCCAGGTCGGTGCCGCAGTGGGGTTCGGTCAGACACATGGTGCCAGACCAGGTGCCTTCACACATCTTGGGCAGAAAGTGGTGCTTCTGCTCTTCGGTACCGTGAAGGAAAATAGTATTCATGGCGCCGAGGCTGAGGCCGGGGTACATGCCCCAGGACCAGTTGGCGGTGCCGATCATTTCGGACTTCATGACGCTTAGGGAAATCGGCATGCCCTGACCGCCGTATTC containing:
- a CDS encoding TetR/AcrR family transcriptional regulator produces the protein MIAENRADHKADTREKLILVAIKMFAEQGFSGVSMRNINSAAGTRNSSAVHYHFGSKMGIIEAVMEKLNEQLRPIFDQVLSGLDERASEGKLQAEDIAMAIMLPFWVLNCTPEYGRYAVKLSARLMLEADNDLKALYNRYMEEPVGRIMDLMAKLQPEKNPHHLKFQILHFFMATISGVSTIDLLDNTPLGDIRFEHSSEMMMVYVFHLARGLGCEKPEYESFDMAFWSRYSGYLGMEPEVEPAADDAITPLS
- a CDS encoding acyl-CoA dehydrogenase C-terminal domain-containing protein, translated to MPQYKAPLRDMNFVMNDVLNYPKHYGKLPCAENATPDMVEAILGECAKFCEQVLSPLNQTGDQEGCHFEDGKVTTPKGFKAAYDQYCQGGWQGLSHPEEYGGQGMPISLSVMKSEMIGTANWSWGMYPGLSLGAMNTIFLHGTEEQKHHFLPKMCEGTWSGTMCLTEPHCGTDLGQLKTKAAANADGSYAITGTKIFISSGDHDLADNIVHIVLARLPDAPAGTKGISLFIVPKFKCDPAGNLGDFNNVVCGSIEHKMGIRASATCVLNFEASEGYLIGPPNKGLECMFTFMNSARVGTSLQGLGAAELSYQGALPYAKDRLSMRALSGKKYPDKIADPIICHADVRRMLLTQKAFAEGGRAMVYYAAKYADFMLFGETEAVRNEADDQLGFLTPILKAFLTETGCEAANLGMQVYGGHGYIKEWGMEQIVRDTRIATLYEGTTGIQALDLLGRKVLLGKMKTLKTFSLDVLKFCKDNGLISGNPHKKEMNRFIWPLFKYTTNWQQYSVRLAMRARKNFDVVGAASVDYLMYSGYVSMAYMWAMMAQAAYEKLAEGTDNPEFYKAKIQTAEFYFDRLLPRAKAHAECMMASPKSLMKMKEDNFSFLD
- a CDS encoding acyl carrier protein, encoding MTSNSALSQFADLSPEKRQLLFEKIRQKKLNSARRPVNQEPLSAEGNPVHLSPHQATLFPRTADTVSNRLVELSFKGVLQLERLQQKLQQLHAIYPTLGAKLDSTRQQFQVGECPSAELIQLSLDAPDSDSPLSGVRSELQHRQHGHNALHLTLVQQDNQPSRLLLAAHPLLLDSYSLLRLGNQLLAMLFTPVANIELPDQCSQASFANWSQQVLDKKFLANEWSRLAPKSMLEQPEIATSSTSATHTEQLNSEFLLAHLPAGISAKQWLCEAINQCLYSWLSHQDITYWFSDPSLKDSEFENLLGYFPYYVPVQSQKVEGQRFNAASHFANLHTRFSPVSEQLAQSLCQKGSPVPLVHYHWFDVDNADANEFELISAEHISSGLMLAPFEVHIIEQVDNINLSIHFDSDRMGSDQIQFLVRDLLALLKQDTHNDPANRPSLADQLRAIWKDLLQVPDIAPGKSFFELGGHSLQVTEMKFRIKQQLKLDIPISVLYELPTIEKLSSFILATHGNSLGWVPEGQTEEVEEEEGTL